The region ATGGGTGTAAAATGGGCGCTGGTCACCGACGTATGGTCAGACGGGACCCTGGCCGGAACGAACGCCGCCGCGGCGCTTGCCGTCTCCCGCCAGGGCCTGCGGGTCCTGGCGGCGGGTGGGATTGCGTCCGCGGCCGACGTGGCTCGGCTGGCCGGCCTGGGTGAGCTGGCCGGCGTCGTGATCGGCCGGGCGCTTTACGAAGGCACCGTCACGCTTCGAGAGGCGCTCGAGGCCGCCAGGTGGGATGAGGATGCTGGCGCGGCGGATCATACCGTGTCTTGACGTCGACGGCGGCCGGGTGGTGAAGGGTGTCCGCTTCCGCAACCTCGCGGACGCCGGCGACCCGGCCGAAATGGCACGCCTTTACGAACAGGAAGGCGCCGACGAGGTCGTCTTCCTGGACATCTCGGCTTCGGCCGAAGGCCGCCGCACGC is a window of Bacillota bacterium DNA encoding:
- a CDS encoding HisA/HisF-related TIM barrel protein, translating into MGVKWALVTDVWSDGTLAGTNAAAALAVSRQGLRVLAAGGIASAADVARLAGLGELAGVVIGRALYEGTVTLREALEAARWDEDAGAADHTVS